Below is a window of Lentimicrobium sp. L6 DNA.
TTTAGGTTATTAATAGATAATTTCTTTGCTTCATTATGGTTACGGCTTGCAAATAAAGAAGATGGTGTTAATGCTAAAGTGATAGAAAAGTGCAGTACAATAATGAGTCATTTTAGCGATTTTCGTAAGCATCCAAATCACATAACCAGAATCTGTCCATTTTGCGGACTAAATGGTTTAAAACCTTCATTTTCTCCAACGAGAAACTCATATGACCATTATTTACCTAAAGCTCAATATCCATTTGTTTCAGTGAATTTTGAGAACTTAGTACCTATGTGTCATGACTGCAATAGTGATGAAAAGGGAACAGATGACACTCCTTTTAATGGTAATGTAAGAAGGATTGTCTATTACCCTTATTGTGATTCCTTTTCTGATGAACATCTTGATGTGGTATTATCTCCGAAGTCTGAATATAAGCCAGATGGATATAGCACTTTTTTAAAAGACGTTGGGGTTGATTATTATTTTACTTCAAATGGAATTGATGATAATCGGCTTAAATCTTGGGATAGTATTTTTAGAGTAAAAGGTAGATATATTGAGATTGTTTCTGATTACGAAAGTATCTGGTTTCAAGATTTGTTAAGTGAGTACCAAACATTAAAAGAAACAGGGAGGACTTTTGTCGAAATCAAAGATAAATTAATAAAAGACATGCAAAAGGAAGTCGTTAGAACTGAAAGAGCTATTGTGCATTTATCATATCTGAAATACGTTTTGAATATTGAAGATATTGAGGAGGATTTGGATAGTGTATAGCCCTCCCTATTTGCAAGCACATTGCCAAAGCCACACGAGCCAACTCTCAAACCAAAGCTTTGTCAAAGAGCTTGCAAAGCCGACCCGATTTGCCCACATGGCATTAGGGTTTTCCCACGCTCAAAAAAACAAAATAAATTTGTGCTTTGTGAGTAGTTTAGTGCAGATTGAAAATGACAATTAATGATAGCTAAATAATTGACTGACAGATAGAAATGAATAAACACCAGCATACAACAATGTGTATAAATCATTGGGCGGATAGTGCTAATTTCAAGGACGTTACATTTAATAAACTTTGTAGCAGTTTGACAGGAAAGTGCTTCGAAATGCCCAACGCTTCATACACCAAACGTTGTAGTGTATTAAGAAAACAAAATAGAAGATGAAAAATAAATTATTATTATTAATACTTGCCGTTTTTATTTTGGGAAGTTGTATTCAAAAAAAAGACAAGGTAAAATCAAATCGTTTTGACAAAATATTACAAACTGATTTTCCAAAACATTTTCCTGAAGAAACAGTAGATGCTGTAATATTAAGAAAAATAATAGAAGAATATGTGGTTAAACAAGATACAAGTAATTTAATGACCTATATTAACGTTATTTTGCAAGAAGAATTATATGCAAAAGACAGCGTTGTATTTTATAGAATTTTAAATCAACTTGACAAAGACGAAAAATTAGTAAAAGGCTGTGAGTATTTAAATAACGCATTGTCTTGTAAAGACCAATTTCAATCAAAGCATTTTAATGTATATAATTTAAACAGCAGAGTAAAACCAGAAGAAATAAACCTGTATGACAAACAGTATAGTGAGCTTAGAAAAATATTTAATAATACTGATACTTTAAAACTCAACTTAGTTTTAGATACAAATTTGAATTATTGGCGAGCTTTCCCGATTTGGGATGTAAAATATGGACTTTTACAAAGATATGTTAATGGCAACCCACACGAATTAGTTCATCATTTTTTTACAAAATATTCCGATGTTCCATTTTTTCAAGAACCAATTGCTTTTTTATATGGTGATTACAGAAATGACACTGCAAAATTCTATAATGAGTTCACATCTATAAAAGAAGAATTGACAAATGCTGAATACGTAATGGCAAAAGAGGTTTGGCATTTTCCCGCAATAGTGATTTTGGAAAAGAATGATAAATTAAGCTTTTGGCTATTTACATCATCATTAATGCAAAAATATGGAATAGAAAAGTTCATTGAATTTGCAAGTTTAACAACTTGGGATAAGGGAAGTGGTGATTTTGAAAAGAATTTTTATATCGTTTATGATTTACCATTAAAAGAATTTGAAGAAAAAGTGATAATTAGTAAATTGAAAAAGTGAGAGAAGAAAACACACTACAACACGCAATATATTCTA
It encodes the following:
- a CDS encoding HNH endonuclease — translated: MALDLSVYDENQHLEKWFRPLVNKSPAALLGEMSKIVTAYHNLKDFEKKEVIEAFENNQNIKEICKGNGNPKKYNHISNEAFRLLIDNFFASLWLRLANKEDGVNAKVIEKCSTIMSHFSDFRKHPNHITRICPFCGLNGLKPSFSPTRNSYDHYLPKAQYPFVSVNFENLVPMCHDCNSDEKGTDDTPFNGNVRRIVYYPYCDSFSDEHLDVVLSPKSEYKPDGYSTFLKDVGVDYYFTSNGIDDNRLKSWDSIFRVKGRYIEIVSDYESIWFQDLLSEYQTLKETGRTFVEIKDKLIKDMQKEVVRTERAIVHLSYLKYVLNIEDIEEDLDSV